One region of Pseudomonadota bacterium genomic DNA includes:
- the lipB gene encoding lipoyl(octanoyl) transferase LipB, with the protein MQLRSLSVHWLGRIGYDAALALQDRLVELRRGRAAADTLLLLEHDPVVTMGRGGRPEHVLHTREELDRRGVQLRDSGRGGDATYHGPGQLVGYPILDLGPDRRDVRRYVTDLEEVMIRLAMLYGLRARRIDGLRGVWVDDRKLGAVGVRISRWVTKHGFALNAETDLENFGLIVPCGISNCQVTSVARETGRPIDLERLAKQTGRVFAEVFACEPRWHDGPPTALPEAPDP; encoded by the coding sequence ATGCAGCTTAGGTCGCTGTCGGTCCATTGGCTCGGTCGCATCGGCTACGACGCGGCTCTCGCACTGCAGGACAGGCTGGTCGAGCTGCGCCGCGGCCGCGCCGCCGCGGATACCTTGCTGCTGCTCGAGCACGATCCGGTGGTGACCATGGGACGCGGCGGTCGGCCGGAACACGTGCTGCATACCCGCGAGGAGCTGGACCGCCGCGGAGTTCAGCTCCGAGACAGCGGCCGCGGCGGCGACGCCACCTACCACGGCCCAGGACAGCTGGTCGGCTACCCCATCCTGGACCTCGGCCCCGATCGGCGCGACGTGCGCCGCTACGTGACCGATCTCGAGGAGGTCATGATTCGGCTGGCGATGCTGTACGGGCTCCGAGCGCGTCGAATCGACGGGCTGCGGGGGGTGTGGGTCGACGATCGCAAGCTGGGGGCGGTGGGGGTGCGCATCAGCCGCTGGGTGACCAAGCACGGCTTCGCGCTAAACGCCGAAACCGACCTCGAGAACTTCGGGCTGATCGTGCCCTGCGGGATCAGCAACTGCCAGGTCACCTCGGTTGCTCGCGAAACAGGGCGGCCCATCGACCTCGAGCGGCTTGCGAAACAGACCGGCAGGGTGTTCGCCGAGGTGTTCGCGTGCGAGCCAAGGTGGCACGATGGCCCACCAACGGCCTTGCCGGAAGCGCCGGATCCGTGA
- the lpdA gene encoding dihydrolipoyl dehydrogenase: MSGDNTYDAIVIGSGPGGYVAAIRLGQLEQRTLLVEREYVGGVCLNWGCIPSKALIAASGLVDKLRRAEIMGITTAGLNVDVGKMQSWKDGIVSRLTGGVRNLVKGSGGTIVMGEGKLTGPRSVDVTKEDGSVESYQATKGIIVATGAEPIRIPGFDTDGEVLITAREAVSLQHVPKTLLLIGGGIIGMELGMVYQKLGSRVIVVELMDQLLPGVDLDMVKVVQQNFKKAGGEVLLQARATDCQVRDGKARVRVDYHNETREIEADKVLVAVGFRPLSKSIGLEAAGVATDERGHLITNELIQTNVPGIYAIGDVSGPPYLAHKASKEGEIAAEVIAGHKAARDWRAMPAAIFTDPEIATVGLSETEARRQGRDIKIGKFPFAVSGRAMAVNETHGFVKTIIDAKGKQLLGVGIVGPEASDLIAEGALALEMCAFAEDVGLTVHPHPTLSESVMESFKHAVGEAIHIRN; encoded by the coding sequence ATGTCCGGCGACAACACCTACGATGCGATCGTGATTGGCAGCGGCCCTGGCGGCTACGTAGCCGCCATACGGCTCGGTCAGCTCGAGCAAAGGACTCTGCTGGTCGAACGGGAGTACGTGGGCGGAGTGTGCCTCAACTGGGGCTGCATCCCTTCCAAGGCGCTGATCGCTGCTTCGGGTCTAGTAGACAAGCTGCGGCGCGCCGAGATCATGGGGATCACGACCGCCGGCCTGAACGTCGATGTCGGCAAGATGCAGTCATGGAAAGACGGTATCGTGTCGCGGCTTACCGGCGGCGTGCGCAACCTGGTCAAGGGTAGCGGCGGCACCATCGTCATGGGCGAAGGCAAGCTCACGGGCCCGCGCTCGGTGGATGTGACCAAGGAGGACGGTTCGGTCGAGAGCTATCAGGCGACCAAGGGCATCATCGTTGCGACGGGCGCGGAGCCGATCCGCATTCCAGGCTTCGATACAGACGGCGAGGTGCTGATCACGGCCCGCGAGGCCGTTAGTTTGCAGCACGTGCCAAAAACCTTGCTCCTGATCGGAGGAGGCATCATCGGCATGGAGCTCGGTATGGTCTACCAGAAGCTCGGCTCGCGCGTGATCGTGGTCGAGCTGATGGATCAACTGCTGCCGGGCGTGGACCTCGACATGGTCAAGGTCGTGCAACAGAACTTCAAGAAGGCCGGCGGCGAGGTCCTGCTGCAGGCTCGCGCCACAGACTGCCAGGTCCGCGATGGCAAGGCGCGCGTTCGCGTTGACTACCACAACGAGACCCGGGAAATCGAGGCCGACAAGGTGCTGGTGGCGGTGGGGTTCAGGCCGTTGTCCAAGTCGATCGGCCTCGAGGCGGCCGGCGTGGCCACCGACGAACGCGGGCATCTCATCACCAACGAGCTCATCCAGACCAACGTTCCCGGCATCTACGCGATCGGTGACGTGAGCGGGCCTCCTTACTTGGCCCACAAAGCTTCGAAGGAAGGCGAAATCGCAGCCGAGGTCATCGCGGGTCACAAGGCGGCCCGCGACTGGCGCGCCATGCCGGCCGCCATCTTCACGGACCCGGAGATCGCGACCGTAGGCTTGAGCGAGACCGAAGCGCGCAGGCAGGGTCGCGACATCAAGATCGGCAAGTTCCCCTTCGCCGTCTCGGGTCGCGCCATGGCCGTGAACGAGACGCACGGTTTCGTCAAGACGATCATAGATGCCAAGGGCAAGCAGCTGCTCGGCGTGGGCATCGTCGGACCCGAGGCCTCCGACCTCATCGCCGAGGGGGCGCTGGCGCTCGAAATGTGCGCGTTCGCTGAAGATGTGGGCCTGACCGTGCATCCCCATCCCACGCTGAGCGAGTCGGTCATGGAGTCGTTCAAGCACGCCGTCGGGGAAGCGATCCACATCCGCAACTGA